A region from the Streptomyces sp. 3214.6 genome encodes:
- a CDS encoding AAA family ATPase, which translates to MPHWSVYTGNSEPHDGIDRLPAPPPWRAFDGEPVVQPPRDADDEAAVSPDRVHRARSYVATPESVQLVNAALVLRRPLLVTGPPGTGKSSLAYAVARELGLGPVLRWNITSRSTLADGLYQYDPLSRLYAARQVAWRQRTGRSGAEEPVEPSGAEGVEDHLRLGPLGTALLPYDRPRALLVDEIDKSDLDLPNDLLNVLEEGQYEIPELLRAARHRVDDGTAEVLADGSDAPVTVTRGRVRCRAFPFVVLTSNGEREFPPAFLRRCVRLKLRRPDRAQLTEIVRAHLDTPPGEAEHLINRFLTRAADGELATDQLLNALYLTGVAGLDADSRDALAEQLMPYLTTTADGDGF; encoded by the coding sequence ATGCCGCACTGGTCCGTCTACACCGGGAACAGCGAGCCCCACGACGGCATCGACCGGCTGCCCGCGCCGCCGCCCTGGCGCGCGTTCGACGGCGAGCCCGTCGTACAGCCGCCCCGGGACGCCGACGACGAGGCGGCCGTCTCCCCCGACCGCGTCCACCGCGCCCGCTCCTACGTCGCCACCCCGGAGAGCGTCCAACTCGTCAACGCGGCCCTGGTGCTGCGCCGCCCCCTGCTGGTCACCGGTCCGCCCGGCACCGGCAAGTCCTCGCTGGCGTACGCGGTGGCGCGTGAGCTGGGGCTCGGTCCGGTGCTGCGCTGGAACATCACCAGCCGCTCCACCCTGGCCGACGGCCTCTACCAGTACGACCCGCTGTCCCGGCTGTACGCGGCCCGACAGGTGGCCTGGCGTCAACGGACCGGCCGCTCCGGCGCCGAGGAGCCGGTCGAGCCTTCCGGCGCCGAGGGCGTCGAGGACCACCTGCGCCTCGGCCCCCTCGGCACCGCCCTGCTCCCCTACGACCGTCCCCGCGCCCTCCTGGTCGACGAGATCGACAAGAGCGACCTCGATCTGCCCAACGACCTGCTGAACGTCCTGGAGGAGGGCCAGTACGAGATCCCCGAACTCCTGCGCGCGGCCCGCCACCGCGTCGACGACGGCACCGCCGAGGTCCTGGCCGACGGCTCGGACGCGCCGGTCACCGTCACACGCGGCCGGGTCCGCTGCCGCGCCTTCCCGTTCGTCGTCCTGACCAGCAACGGCGAGCGCGAGTTCCCGCCCGCCTTCCTGCGCCGCTGCGTCCGGCTGAAGCTGCGCCGGCCCGACCGGGCACAGCTCACCGAGATCGTCCGGGCCCACCTCGACACCCCGCCCGGCGAGGCGGAACACCTCATCAACCGCTTCCTGACCCGGGCGGCCGACGGCGAACTCGCCACCGACCAGCTCCTGAACGCCCTCTACCTCACCGGCGTCGCCGGCCTCGACGCGGACTCCCGCGACGCCCTGGCGGAGCAGCTGATGCCCTACCTGACCACGACGGCGGACGGCGATGGCTTCTGA